In one window of Chryseobacterium viscerum DNA:
- a CDS encoding Nif3-like dinuclear metal center hexameric protein yields the protein MKLKTVIAKIEEEISIRQAEDFDNVGLLCGIYDRDVSGILVCHDALENVVDEAIERNCNLIVCFHPIIFSGLKSLTGKNYVERAVLKAIENKVAIYAIHTAFDNDFFGVNYGICSQLGLKNMKILQPKENNLKQLTVFVPKEHSEKVKEAMFSAGAGNIGFYDECSFTVNGNGTFRPVEGSNPFSGQQGIRENADEDMISVIFEGFKQGQIVGAMKAAHPYEEVAHQIYSLDNKNHHAGLGMYGDLEEEMDEKDFLGFVKEKFGLEVIKHSSFNNKKIKRVGVLGGSGASGIRSAASRKCDAYLTGDLKYHDYFLAESKMLICDIGHYESEQFVTQQLFEILSQKFSTFAISKSIEKTNPVNYFI from the coding sequence ATGAAGCTAAAAACTGTAATTGCAAAGATTGAAGAGGAAATAAGTATCAGACAGGCAGAAGATTTTGATAATGTAGGTCTGTTGTGTGGTATTTATGATCGTGATGTATCTGGGATTCTGGTTTGTCATGATGCTTTGGAAAATGTTGTAGATGAAGCTATTGAAAGAAACTGCAATCTTATTGTATGTTTCCATCCGATTATATTTTCCGGACTCAAATCTTTAACAGGGAAAAATTATGTAGAAAGAGCTGTTTTAAAAGCTATCGAAAATAAAGTGGCGATCTATGCCATTCATACAGCATTTGATAATGATTTCTTTGGGGTTAATTATGGAATTTGCAGTCAGTTGGGATTAAAGAATATGAAAATTCTTCAACCGAAAGAAAATAATTTAAAACAGCTGACGGTTTTTGTTCCGAAAGAGCATTCCGAAAAAGTAAAAGAAGCTATGTTTTCAGCAGGAGCAGGAAATATAGGTTTCTATGACGAATGCAGTTTTACGGTCAATGGTAACGGAACATTCAGACCGGTAGAGGGTTCAAATCCATTCTCAGGACAGCAGGGCATTCGTGAAAATGCAGATGAAGATATGATCTCTGTAATTTTTGAAGGCTTTAAACAAGGTCAGATTGTAGGAGCGATGAAAGCCGCACATCCTTACGAAGAAGTAGCTCACCAAATATACAGCCTGGATAATAAAAACCATCATGCCGGACTGGGAATGTATGGTGACCTGGAAGAAGAAATGGATGAAAAAGATTTCCTGGGGTTTGTAAAAGAAAAGTTTGGTCTTGAGGTGATAAAACATTCTTCATTTAACAATAAAAAAATCAAAAGAGTAGGGGTTCTGGGAGGTTCCGGAGCGAGTGGAATAAGATCTGCTGCTTCCAGGAAATGTGATGCTTATCTTACCGGAGATCTTAAATATCACGACTATTTTTTAGCTGAGTCTAAAATGCTGATTTGTGATATTGGCCATTATGAATCGGAACAATTTGTTACCCAACAATTATTTGAAATTTTATCACAAAAATTTAGTACATTTGCAATTTCAAAATCTATTGAAAAAACAAACCCAGTAAATTATTTCATTTAA
- a CDS encoding ion transporter translates to MEREHNLVPEDKLWKRFLYRIIYRSDTRLGKLFDIILLSLILASTAIIMMESVPQLDKRFHYTFLILEWVISIFFTLEYSMRIAVVKNKRNYIFSFFGVIDFLALVPFFLSFFFPITKYFLIFRMLRMLRIFRIFNLLDFMNDGYLIVRALKNSSRKIYIFLLFLIIFSVIVGSLMFMVEGGRQGFETIPQSIYWAVVTVTTVGYGDVSPITPLGKFFAVVLMLAGYSIIAVPTGIVTAEMRNKRQNLELICERCGNEDIDDDARYCKKCGKKLA, encoded by the coding sequence ATGGAAAGAGAACATAATCTTGTTCCTGAGGACAAACTTTGGAAAAGATTCCTTTACCGGATCATTTATCGTTCCGATACCAGGCTCGGAAAACTGTTTGATATCATCTTATTATCTTTAATTCTTGCAAGTACTGCTATCATTATGATGGAAAGTGTACCTCAGCTTGATAAAAGGTTTCATTATACCTTCCTGATTCTGGAGTGGGTGATTTCAATTTTCTTCACTCTTGAGTATTCTATGCGTATTGCAGTGGTAAAAAATAAACGAAATTATATTTTCAGTTTTTTCGGAGTTATAGATTTTCTTGCACTGGTTCCTTTTTTCCTTAGCTTTTTCTTTCCTATCACTAAGTATTTCCTGATTTTCAGGATGCTGAGAATGTTGAGGATTTTCAGGATTTTCAACTTACTGGATTTTATGAATGACGGCTACCTTATTGTAAGGGCTCTGAAAAACAGTTCGAGAAAAATTTACATCTTCCTTTTATTTCTGATTATATTCTCCGTGATTGTAGGATCACTGATGTTTATGGTGGAAGGCGGGCGGCAGGGATTTGAAACCATCCCACAATCTATCTATTGGGCGGTGGTTACCGTAACTACTGTAGGATATGGTGATGTATCCCCAATCACACCTTTAGGAAAGTTTTTTGCAGTTGTTCTGATGCTGGCCGGTTATTCTATTATTGCAGTTCCTACCGGTATTGTAACGGCAGAAATGAGAAACAAGAGACAAAACCTGGAACTGATCTGTGAACGCTGTGGTAACGAAGATATTGATGATGATGCAAGGTATTGCAAGAAATGTGGCAAGAAATTAGCTTGA
- a CDS encoding fibronectin type III domain-containing protein: MKNFLLVGFLITGFLSSAQTYCTPAFASGCSGGDMIDSFTIPGAGFNHADTGCSVDSYGDFTSMTINLNAGLNYDFSVKHGYSDQNVRIWIDFNNDGTFDDAAPELVASASSTLVGANNITSGLITIPSTVTPGTYRMRVGDRFSSDPIPCNISGYGEAHDYTVVIGAVPTCFAPTGLTVSTVTTNTAQIAWTAPASAPGSGYEYYYSTSNTYPTAATVVSGTSNALTANLSTLAPATVYHVWVRSACSTTDKSAWSQMATFMTACVSVGVPYALDFESVTPPDLPNCTSVVNDGSGNMWETGDLDAQGFTGNVLKYSYDYANNADTWFFTNGINLTAGVTYRVKYKYANAEGFVYAEKLKVAYGTSATGAGMTNALADHPNVVTSTATSAFVNFTPTTTGVYYIGFQAYSDANMNKLYVDDINVDVAPACSEPTALAISNITAGGATVSWTAATPVPANGYDIYYSTTNTAPTAASTPNFTGVTAITYNIPGLAPDTVYYVWVRSACSATSKSAWSDPVTFTTLCSSANLPYLVDFESVTTPDLPGCTMNTNMGSGNDWETSDPPSDSQGFTTNVLRYHYNSSNAANAWFFTQGLNLTAGVQYTISYKYGNNSSTYAEKLKVAYGTSPVESAMTNSVADYPSINDEMAHTESITFTVPVTGVYFFGFNAYSDADQFNLYVDDISISNANLATSEVSAAKNSIKVYPNPFTDVLNISDVKNVKNVSVTDVAGRLVKTIANPESTIHLRDLMQGVYLVTLEMKDGSKQTIKAIKK, encoded by the coding sequence ATGAAAAACTTTTTACTCGTTGGTTTTTTAATAACTGGCTTTTTATCTTCCGCACAGACTTACTGTACGCCGGCATTTGCTAGCGGATGTAGTGGAGGGGATATGATAGACTCTTTTACCATTCCGGGTGCCGGATTTAATCATGCAGATACAGGCTGTTCTGTTGATTCGTATGGAGATTTTACTTCTATGACAATTAACCTTAATGCAGGTTTAAACTATGATTTTAGCGTTAAACATGGTTATAGTGATCAGAATGTACGGATCTGGATAGATTTTAATAATGACGGAACTTTTGATGATGCAGCTCCAGAGCTTGTAGCTTCAGCAAGCAGTACCCTTGTAGGAGCAAACAATATTACTTCAGGGCTTATAACAATTCCTTCTACCGTAACTCCGGGTACTTACAGGATGAGAGTAGGAGATAGATTCTCCAGTGATCCTATCCCCTGCAATATATCTGGCTATGGAGAAGCACATGATTATACAGTTGTAATAGGAGCGGTTCCTACCTGCTTTGCTCCAACCGGTTTAACGGTTTCAACAGTTACCACAAATACAGCTCAGATTGCGTGGACAGCACCAGCTTCTGCTCCGGGCAGCGGCTATGAATATTATTACTCAACATCCAATACATATCCTACAGCGGCTACTGTAGTTTCCGGAACCAGTAATGCTTTAACGGCTAATTTGTCTACACTTGCTCCGGCAACTGTTTACCACGTATGGGTACGTTCTGCATGCAGTACTACAGATAAGAGTGCATGGTCTCAAATGGCAACATTTATGACAGCTTGTGTTTCTGTAGGTGTGCCATACGCACTGGATTTCGAGAGTGTAACTCCTCCTGATCTCCCGAATTGTACTTCAGTAGTGAATGATGGGTCAGGAAATATGTGGGAAACTGGCGATCTGGACGCTCAAGGATTTACAGGAAATGTTCTTAAGTATTCTTATGACTATGCCAATAATGCTGATACCTGGTTTTTCACTAATGGAATCAACCTTACAGCAGGAGTTACTTACAGAGTCAAATATAAATATGCAAATGCAGAAGGATTTGTATATGCTGAAAAATTAAAAGTAGCCTACGGAACTTCAGCCACAGGTGCAGGAATGACCAATGCACTGGCAGATCACCCGAATGTAGTTACCAGTACTGCAACAAGTGCTTTTGTGAACTTTACACCAACAACTACAGGTGTATATTATATTGGATTCCAGGCATATTCTGATGCTAACATGAACAAGCTGTATGTAGATGATATTAATGTAGATGTTGCACCTGCTTGTAGTGAGCCAACTGCTCTGGCTATCTCAAATATTACTGCCGGAGGAGCTACGGTTTCCTGGACGGCTGCCACTCCCGTACCTGCAAACGGATATGACATTTATTACAGCACAACCAATACAGCTCCTACAGCGGCAAGTACACCAAATTTCACAGGAGTTACAGCAATTACTTATAACATTCCAGGTTTAGCACCAGACACTGTCTACTATGTATGGGTGAGATCTGCATGTAGTGCAACAAGCAAAAGTGCATGGAGCGATCCTGTTACATTTACTACATTATGTTCAAGTGCGAACCTTCCTTATCTTGTAGATTTTGAGAGTGTTACTACTCCGGATCTTCCTGGTTGTACTATGAATACCAATATGGGATCGGGGAATGACTGGGAAACTTCAGACCCACCTTCTGATAGCCAGGGATTTACCACCAATGTACTAAGGTATCATTATAATTCTTCCAATGCTGCCAATGCATGGTTCTTTACCCAAGGATTGAATCTGACAGCAGGAGTACAGTATACAATCAGCTATAAATATGGGAATAATTCATCAACTTATGCTGAAAAACTAAAAGTAGCTTACGGAACTTCACCGGTTGAATCTGCGATGACAAACTCAGTGGCAGATTATCCTTCAATCAACGATGAAATGGCTCATACAGAGTCTATAACGTTTACAGTTCCTGTTACCGGAGTGTATTTCTTTGGATTTAATGCCTATTCAGATGCAGACCAGTTTAATCTGTATGTAGATGATATAAGCATCAGCAATGCGAATCTGGCAACATCTGAAGTTTCTGCAGCGAAAAACAGTATCAAAGTATATCCTAATCCATTTACGGATGTATTAAATATTTCTGATGTGAAAAATGTGAAAAATGTATCAGTAACGGATGTTGCAGGAAGATTAGTGAAAACTATTGCAAACCCTGAATCTACAATACATTTAAGAGACTTAATGCAGGGCGTTTACTTAGTAACTTTAGAAATGAAAGACGGATCTAAGCAGACCATTAAAGCCATTAAAAAATAA
- a CDS encoding T9SS type A sorting domain-containing protein — MKKILFLCLLMVSIVLSAQIKLGAGSTDTGNAPVNSGFTFSYSQQIYTKQEINADTAGNITGLKFYLTSSANPAYLSNWVVYLGHTTKNSLDYQTGWIPVAEMTQVYSGTVTNVNGVVEVTFTTPFPYDNARNLVVAVDENGFNSNSNNPFFVYNTMEQALYTESNTVNPDPANPPIGHFLPYKPVVSLMGLVPNPLPDCPIISYPANNASSVPVLPNFTWVAVQGATSYKVSVGTTPGGTDIVNQQSVTTTNFTPSSPLLASTVYYLKITAVGPAGESSGCVNQKFTTVPGIPSNDECMNAITLPVNPDLNCIDFTSGTTVMSTVSSPASSCSTSTGDVWYKFTATSSTHTVNLKEVTSVPLGGGYVYFQVLKGDCGNLTSILCSGSGCGYVTSASCPVSVVNNLTVGETYYIRVFSGSGYSSHKFDICVGTVPPPPSNDNCINAISVPVNSGMDCINVTSGTTLSSTKSAVSCDNFSRYDVWYKFIATDTKHIIKLINKVAVGEPNSLGGLNFNVLGGSCANPVCVGIGGAVGLVTGFTVGETYYLRVFDVQGTPQSGFNFDLCITKDLTPLPANDECANAVSLVVNPDLTCVGGLEGSTLGATVSAMLPAASCAGIGVQNDVWFKFVATGTSHRISFKNIIDVGVSGTQQDIRFEVFKGSCGALTSVKCGGSVNSSSYINNVSGLIAGETYYIRAYSTGIGIAVKFNICVGTLQPPVNDDCTGALPVSNFPYTYTQIDAEHTTNNNGFINSCNSAMNDGTWFTFVGDGFLHKITVSRPLNSRFNFGIGAYKGSCGNLTCVKRVDFTGSSPVIMDLPTVAGTVYYINIGDRDYYTDTVEGIFTITIEKVTSLGTSEVSQNTESIEVYPNPFTNVLNIAKPDKVKSVSILDSTGRLIKTIEKPSSELQLRDLKEGLYLVVLNMKDGSKQTVKAIKR, encoded by the coding sequence ATGAAGAAAATCTTATTTTTATGCTTACTGATGGTGAGTATTGTACTAAGTGCTCAAATCAAATTAGGCGCAGGAAGTACAGACACGGGTAATGCTCCGGTCAATAGTGGTTTTACCTTCTCTTATTCTCAGCAGATTTATACAAAACAAGAAATCAATGCTGATACAGCCGGGAATATTACCGGGCTTAAATTTTACTTAACGTCTTCTGCAAACCCTGCATATTTATCAAACTGGGTAGTGTATTTGGGGCACACCACAAAAAACTCTTTAGATTATCAGACAGGTTGGATTCCTGTTGCAGAAATGACACAAGTTTATTCAGGTACAGTGACAAATGTAAACGGAGTTGTAGAGGTGACATTTACGACCCCTTTCCCATATGATAATGCAAGAAATTTGGTTGTTGCAGTAGATGAAAATGGATTTAATTCTAATTCAAATAATCCGTTTTTTGTGTATAATACTATGGAGCAGGCTCTTTATACTGAGAGTAATACTGTTAATCCGGACCCTGCCAATCCTCCAATTGGCCATTTTTTACCTTATAAGCCTGTGGTGAGTCTTATGGGGTTAGTTCCTAATCCATTACCGGATTGTCCGATCATCAGTTATCCTGCAAACAATGCTTCGTCTGTACCGGTTCTTCCTAATTTTACGTGGGTTGCTGTACAGGGAGCTACAAGTTATAAAGTTTCTGTCGGAACAACTCCAGGAGGAACAGATATTGTTAATCAACAGTCGGTAACGACAACAAACTTTACTCCGTCATCTCCACTTTTAGCAAGTACAGTTTATTATCTTAAAATAACAGCAGTAGGGCCGGCAGGAGAGTCTTCCGGTTGTGTTAATCAGAAATTTACAACAGTGCCGGGTATACCCTCCAATGATGAGTGTATGAATGCTATAACTCTGCCTGTAAATCCAGATCTGAATTGTATTGACTTTACTTCTGGAACTACTGTGATGTCAACTGTATCGTCTCCTGCATCATCATGTAGTACGAGTACTGGTGACGTATGGTATAAGTTTACAGCTACTTCTTCTACGCATACAGTTAATCTTAAGGAGGTAACCTCTGTACCATTAGGAGGTGGGTATGTTTATTTTCAGGTTTTAAAAGGTGATTGTGGTAATTTGACAAGTATATTATGTTCTGGTTCTGGATGTGGTTATGTGACAAGTGCATCCTGTCCTGTTTCTGTTGTTAATAACCTTACTGTAGGAGAGACCTATTATATAAGAGTATTTAGTGGATCAGGCTATTCATCTCATAAATTTGATATATGTGTAGGAACAGTTCCACCGCCGCCATCCAATGATAATTGTATCAATGCTATAAGTGTTCCTGTGAATTCTGGGATGGATTGTATCAATGTTACTTCCGGAACGACTTTATCATCAACGAAGTCTGCTGTATCTTGTGACAATTTCTCCAGATATGATGTGTGGTATAAATTTATAGCAACCGATACCAAGCATATCATTAAATTGATTAATAAAGTTGCTGTGGGAGAACCAAACTCTTTGGGAGGATTAAATTTTAATGTGCTTGGTGGCAGTTGTGCTAATCCTGTATGTGTAGGAATAGGAGGGGCTGTTGGACTTGTTACTGGTTTTACGGTGGGAGAAACTTATTACCTCAGAGTATTTGATGTACAAGGAACACCCCAATCGGGTTTCAATTTTGATTTATGTATTACAAAAGATTTGACACCGCTTCCAGCAAATGACGAATGTGCAAATGCGGTCTCTTTGGTCGTTAATCCGGATTTGACCTGTGTCGGGGGACTTGAAGGAAGTACTTTGGGAGCAACAGTTTCAGCGATGTTACCAGCAGCTTCGTGTGCCGGAATTGGGGTTCAGAATGATGTTTGGTTTAAATTTGTTGCCACAGGAACCAGCCACAGAATTAGTTTTAAAAATATTATTGATGTTGGAGTGAGTGGTACACAACAAGATATACGATTTGAGGTTTTCAAAGGTAGCTGCGGGGCTTTAACAAGTGTAAAATGTGGTGGAAGCGTTAATAGTTCTAGTTATATTAATAATGTTTCAGGATTGATTGCGGGTGAAACCTATTATATAAGGGCATACAGTACAGGTATTGGTATTGCTGTCAAATTCAATATATGTGTAGGAACATTGCAGCCTCCTGTTAATGATGATTGTACTGGTGCTTTGCCGGTTTCAAATTTCCCATATACTTATACGCAGATTGATGCTGAGCATACTACCAATAATAACGGATTTATAAACTCTTGCAATTCTGCAATGAATGACGGAACATGGTTTACTTTCGTGGGTGATGGTTTTCTGCATAAGATTACAGTTTCAAGACCTTTAAATAGCAGATTTAATTTTGGTATTGGTGCATATAAAGGAAGTTGTGGAAACTTGACGTGTGTAAAAAGAGTAGATTTTACTGGTTCAAGCCCAGTTATTATGGATTTGCCAACTGTTGCGGGAACCGTTTATTATATAAATATTGGAGATCGGGATTACTATACCGATACAGTAGAAGGTATTTTTACTATTACTATAGAAAAAGTAACCAGTCTTGGTACTTCTGAGGTTTCCCAAAATACGGAAAGTATAGAAGTGTATCCAAACCCATTTACAAACGTACTGAATATTGCAAAACCAGATAAAGTAAAATCAGTTTCCATTCTGGATTCTACCGGAAGACTGATTAAAACAATTGAAAAACCTTCTTCTGAACTTCAATTGAGAGATCTGAAAGAAGGATTGTATTTAGTTGTTTTGAATATGAAAGACGGATCTAAACAAACCGTTAAAGCAATTAAAAGATAA
- a CDS encoding T9SS type A sorting domain-containing protein: MKKLLLLSLFLIASITNAQIMLGSGTTQGGYVPIDVNYGYNYTQQIFTKSEINANAAGNITGMKFYLPNNADITKSVDWVVYVGHTTKTSFSSTTDWIPTSGLSQVFSGTVSASGGEVTVNFTTPFTYNNTDNLVVAVDENTTDYTATSNRFYTFTGASNSTLYYRSDTTNPDPASPPTGTRTTTKSITNLLGLTPGVPACPAVSAPAAAATGVSVLPTISWAVASSASSYKISIGTTPGATNVMNMQDVGNVTSYTLTSSLSFDTQYYYTVYAANSTGVSAACTERSFTTMATLGCPSVSAPTAAQVGLPVLTTFSWPAVSGALGYNLSIGTSAGSSNVLSNFNMGNVTTYTLTPAQQLNPTTQYYYTITAYNGGVVSTGCTERNFTTTVVPPANDNCSDAINLTVNPSLACTATTPGNTLGATESMAAGACNGSPNDDVWYKFTATAASHVIAISNVTSTGTTTGISDMYFQVLSGSCGTMTSMLCSDADTNIVTGLTPGQTYYIRVYTYSSTVTANASFNICVSTPPAPPANDDCANAVAITINPDMSCASVTAGTTLGGTSSGVALGSCSGTADDDVWYKFTATSTGHTFQLKNIVSVGNVSTTSLYAQVFSGACGALVSTNCISSNTSFTNLTGLTAGQTYYVRVYTYDSNSGASFYANSFDICMGTLPAAPANDECSAAVSLSVSPTLTCASPVSGTTLSATNSGLAVSPCTGTADDDVWYKFTATGTDHVVLLSNVTAVGTSTSTSVYTQVFSGACGTLTSIKCGTAVNTPLTGLTPGQTYYVRVYNSNTNGSTLYANSFNICIGTPPPPPANDDCANATSLSVSSTDAFVNAMNGSTVSATQSSGVTAPTCSASGINDDVWYSFTATGATHLVHVLYTDNATSTQIYSGTCGALTAMTCFDGAYGNSSVLLQNLVVGQTYYVRVYSSTSTATTTSNFQIAVTTPSPVINDTCDTAIALACNGTAQGVNALAGDETLPASTCGSSGSTASYKGVWYTVKATENGPITIDACGTQYDAYLRVYTGTCGSLTCFSNSSGVGYADAGCANTLYNAPTLTFTGVAGTTYYVLLTGYAASRIGNYNISVTQGCSGLATAEVEKKNNEIKAYPNPFVDDLNISDASKVKSASVVDVAGRIVKTIDNPSSALHLGDLKQGMYLVVLNMKDGSKQTIKAIKR; the protein is encoded by the coding sequence ATGAAGAAATTACTACTATTAAGTCTATTTTTAATAGCTTCCATTACCAATGCCCAGATAATGCTGGGAAGCGGGACTACCCAGGGCGGATATGTTCCTATTGATGTCAACTACGGATACAACTACACGCAGCAGATTTTTACTAAAAGTGAAATTAATGCTAACGCTGCGGGGAATATCACCGGAATGAAGTTTTATTTACCAAATAATGCTGATATTACAAAATCAGTAGATTGGGTAGTGTATGTAGGCCATACTACTAAAACATCTTTTTCCAGTACTACAGACTGGATTCCTACATCTGGTTTGTCTCAGGTGTTTTCGGGGACAGTAAGTGCTTCCGGAGGAGAAGTGACTGTAAACTTTACCACACCTTTTACTTATAATAATACGGATAACCTTGTTGTTGCTGTTGATGAGAATACTACAGATTATACAGCAACTTCAAACAGGTTCTATACTTTTACAGGAGCTTCCAATTCAACTTTGTATTATAGAAGCGATACAACCAATCCGGATCCGGCTTCGCCACCTACGGGAACAAGAACAACAACGAAATCTATTACCAATCTGCTGGGGCTTACTCCGGGAGTTCCGGCTTGTCCTGCTGTTTCTGCACCTGCCGCTGCTGCAACGGGCGTTTCGGTATTGCCTACCATTAGCTGGGCTGTTGCAAGCTCTGCATCATCATATAAGATCAGCATCGGAACAACGCCGGGTGCCACCAACGTGATGAACATGCAGGATGTAGGAAATGTAACTTCCTATACTTTAACGAGTTCTCTGAGTTTTGATACTCAGTATTATTATACAGTATATGCTGCCAATTCTACCGGAGTTTCTGCTGCATGTACAGAAAGATCTTTTACCACCATGGCTACCTTAGGATGTCCGTCTGTGAGTGCGCCTACAGCTGCTCAGGTTGGTTTACCTGTGTTGACTACTTTTTCCTGGCCTGCAGTAAGTGGAGCGTTGGGATACAACTTAAGTATTGGAACATCAGCAGGTTCATCCAATGTTTTGAGTAATTTTAATATGGGTAACGTTACTACTTACACCCTTACTCCTGCACAGCAGCTGAACCCTACAACACAGTATTATTATACTATTACAGCTTATAATGGTGGTGTTGTATCAACAGGTTGTACTGAAAGAAATTTCACAACTACTGTTGTACCTCCGGCAAATGATAACTGTTCAGATGCTATAAATTTAACAGTAAATCCTTCTTTGGCTTGTACTGCTACAACTCCTGGTAATACATTGGGAGCTACAGAATCTATGGCTGCCGGTGCTTGCAACGGAAGTCCAAATGATGATGTTTGGTATAAATTTACTGCAACAGCTGCAAGCCATGTTATAGCGATCTCTAATGTAACTTCTACAGGAACTACAACAGGGATTTCAGATATGTATTTCCAGGTATTATCAGGAAGCTGTGGTACTATGACAAGTATGCTGTGTTCTGATGCTGATACGAATATTGTTACCGGTCTTACTCCGGGTCAGACGTATTATATCAGAGTATACACTTATTCATCTACTGTTACTGCCAATGCAAGTTTCAATATCTGTGTAAGTACACCACCGGCACCACCAGCTAATGACGACTGTGCAAACGCGGTGGCTATTACTATTAACCCTGATATGAGTTGTGCTAGTGTTACAGCAGGGACTACATTGGGAGGAACAAGTTCGGGAGTTGCTCTTGGTTCTTGTTCAGGAACAGCTGACGATGATGTTTGGTATAAATTTACTGCAACATCAACAGGTCATACTTTCCAGCTGAAAAATATAGTTTCTGTAGGAAATGTTTCTACAACATCTTTGTATGCCCAGGTATTTAGTGGCGCTTGTGGCGCTTTGGTAAGTACTAATTGTATCAGTTCAAATACAAGCTTTACAAACTTAACGGGTCTTACTGCAGGTCAGACTTATTATGTAAGAGTATACACTTATGATTCTAATTCAGGGGCAAGTTTCTATGCAAACTCTTTTGATATCTGTATGGGAACGCTTCCTGCAGCTCCTGCTAATGATGAGTGTTCTGCTGCTGTTTCTTTATCTGTGAGCCCAACACTTACATGTGCTTCACCGGTATCCGGAACAACTTTAAGTGCAACTAATTCAGGATTGGCGGTAAGTCCGTGTACAGGAACAGCAGATGATGATGTTTGGTACAAATTTACAGCTACAGGTACTGATCATGTAGTATTGCTTTCAAACGTTACAGCGGTTGGAACTTCTACATCAACGAGTGTATATACTCAGGTTTTCAGTGGAGCTTGTGGTACTTTGACGAGTATTAAATGCGGTACGGCAGTAAATACACCGCTTACTGGTCTTACTCCAGGGCAGACTTATTATGTGAGGGTTTATAATTCCAATACAAATGGTAGTACACTATATGCTAATAGTTTCAATATCTGTATTGGTACACCTCCTCCTCCGCCTGCAAATGATGATTGTGCAAACGCTACATCTCTTTCTGTAAGCAGTACAGATGCTTTTGTGAATGCTATGAATGGTTCTACTGTGAGTGCTACTCAGAGTTCAGGAGTTACAGCACCTACATGTAGTGCATCAGGTATCAATGATGATGTTTGGTATTCATTTACTGCAACAGGTGCAACACATCTTGTACATGTTTTATATACTGATAATGCGACAAGTACACAGATCTATTCTGGAACATGTGGAGCTTTAACAGCTATGACTTGTTTTGATGGTGCTTATGGAAATTCCAGTGTATTATTGCAAAACCTTGTAGTAGGACAAACGTATTATGTTAGAGTGTATTCTTCTACAAGTACTGCAACTACAACATCCAATTTCCAGATTGCTGTAACCACTCCTTCACCTGTAATTAATGATACTTGTGATACAGCTATTGCTCTGGCTTGTAATGGTACTGCTCAGGGTGTTAATGCTCTTGCCGGGGATGAAACACTTCCTGCTTCAACATGTGGTAGTTCTGGAAGCACGGCATCTTATAAAGGTGTTTGGTATACCGTAAAAGCTACTGAAAATGGTCCTATTACTATTGATGCTTGTGGTACACAATATGACGCCTATTTAAGAGTGTATACAGGTACTTGTGGTTCACTTACTTGTTTCAGCAACAGTTCAGGTGTAGGATATGCTGATGCCGGTTGTGCCAATACTCTTTATAATGCTCCGACATTAACATTTACAGGAGTTGCGGGTACTACTTATTATGTATTACTTACAGGATATGCTGCATCTAGAATTGGTAATTATAACATTTCTGTTACACAAGGATGTTCAGGGCTTGCAACAGCTGAAGTTGAAAAGAAAAACAATGAAATTAAAGCTTACCCTAATCCATTTGTTGACGATCTGAATATTTCAGATGCTTCTAAAGTAAAATCTGCTTCTGTAGTTGATGTTGCGGGAAGAATAGTGAAGACTATTGACAATCCTTCTTCTGCGCTTCACCTGGGAGATCTGAAACAAGGAATGTATTTAGTAGTACTGAATATGAAAGATGGATCTAAGCAAACGATAAAAGCGATTAAAAGATAA